A DNA window from Prevotella intermedia ATCC 25611 = DSM 20706 contains the following coding sequences:
- a CDS encoding porin family protein produces MKKIILTAAIMLASVGAYAQFAVGSINLQPKVGLNISNITDIDGTDPRIGLAAGLEAEYQVSDIFSLSAGAIYSQQGTKLSWVRGGVDVAQTLKLDYINVPILANVYVAKGLAVKLGVQPGFNVTAKLEHKETAAGRTRKTTGDVEDVKSVDFSIPVGLSYEYANFQLDARYNWGVSKVANDDDEKNSVFQITLGYKFKL; encoded by the coding sequence ATGAAAAAAATCATCTTAACAGCAGCTATCATGCTTGCTTCTGTGGGTGCTTATGCACAATTCGCAGTTGGTTCCATTAACTTGCAACCTAAAGTTGGTCTGAACATTTCAAACATTACAGACATAGACGGCACAGACCCACGCATTGGCCTTGCAGCTGGTTTAGAGGCAGAATATCAGGTTTCTGACATCTTCTCTCTCTCAGCAGGTGCTATTTATTCTCAGCAGGGTACAAAGTTAAGCTGGGTAAGAGGTGGTGTAGACGTTGCACAGACTTTAAAGTTGGACTACATCAACGTACCTATTCTTGCTAATGTTTACGTGGCTAAAGGTTTGGCAGTTAAGTTAGGTGTACAGCCAGGTTTCAATGTTACTGCTAAGTTAGAGCATAAGGAAACAGCTGCAGGCCGCACAAGAAAAACAACAGGAGATGTGGAAGATGTAAAGTCAGTAGACTTCTCTATCCCCGTAGGTCTTTCTTATGAGTATGCCAACTTCCAGCTCGATGCTCGTTACAATTGGGGAGTATCAAAGGTTGCTAACGACGATGACGAGAAAAATTCTGTGTTCCAGATTACACTTGGTTATAAGTTCAAGCTCTAA
- a CDS encoding porin family protein yields MKKIILSTVIMLASVGAYAQYSVGSISLQPKVGVNIANITDADGPDSRIGLATGLEAEFQVTDIFSLSLGAIYSQQGAKTGISTDDIDGTLTFKLDYINVPILANVYVAKGLAVKLGIQPGFNVASKAEYKQTIGGITNKVSGDVKGLNSVDVSIPVGFSYEYANILFDARYNWGLTKFIDDSDSNSKNSVLQITLGYKFKL; encoded by the coding sequence TATCATGCTTGCGTCTGTAGGTGCTTATGCACAATATTCAGTTGGTTCTATTAGCTTACAACCTAAAGTTGGCGTGAACATTGCAAATATCACAGACGCAGATGGTCCAGACTCACGCATTGGTCTTGCAACTGGTTTAGAGGCAGAATTTCAGGTAACCGATATCTTCTCTCTCTCATTAGGTGCTATTTATTCTCAGCAAGGTGCAAAGACTGGTATTTCTACAGATGATATAGACGGTACGCTAACTTTTAAGTTGGACTACATCAACGTACCTATCCTTGCTAACGTCTATGTGGCTAAGGGCTTGGCAGTAAAGCTAGGTATCCAGCCAGGCTTCAATGTAGCCTCTAAGGCAGAATACAAGCAAACAATAGGTGGCATTACAAACAAGGTATCGGGCGATGTTAAAGGTCTTAACTCAGTAGACGTCTCTATCCCAGTAGGTTTTTCTTACGAGTATGCCAACATCCTGTTTGATGCTCGTTACAACTGGGGTTTAACAAAGTTTATTGATGATTCTGACAGTAACAGTAAAAACTCTGTACTCCAAATCACACTTGGTTACAAGTTCAAGCTGTAA